One Flavobacterium sp. 90 DNA segment encodes these proteins:
- the fabF gene encoding beta-ketoacyl-ACP synthase II has translation MTLKRVVVTGLGALTPIGNNIQDYWDALVNGVSGAAPITYYDTEKHKTKFACEVKNFNIEDYMDRKESRRLDKFAQYAVAASDEAIKDAGLTNDNIDKTRVGVIWGAGIGGLETFQEEVIYYAKGDGTPKFNPFFIPKMIADIAPAHISMRNGYMGPNYTTVSACASSANALIDAFNYIRLGMCDVIVSGGSEAAITIAGMGGFNSMHALSTRNDSPETASRPFDATRDGFVLGEGAGALVLEEYEHAKARGAKIYCEIGGGGMSSDAYHLTAPHPEGIGVIAVMKNTLRDAGMNPEDVDHINTHGTSTPLGDVAELKAISAVFGEHAKNININSTKSMTGHLLGAAGAIEAIASILAMQHSLVPPTINHTVVDENIDPSLNLTLNKPQKREVNVAMSNTFGFGGHNACVLFKKLVD, from the coding sequence ATGACGTTAAAGCGAGTTGTTGTAACAGGATTAGGTGCTCTTACTCCTATTGGGAATAATATCCAGGATTACTGGGACGCACTTGTGAATGGAGTAAGCGGAGCCGCTCCTATCACGTATTATGATACAGAAAAGCATAAAACGAAATTTGCCTGCGAAGTAAAAAACTTCAACATTGAAGATTACATGGATCGTAAGGAATCTCGTAGATTAGATAAATTCGCTCAATATGCTGTTGCTGCAAGTGATGAAGCTATCAAAGATGCCGGACTTACTAATGATAATATCGACAAAACAAGAGTTGGTGTTATTTGGGGAGCTGGAATTGGAGGTTTAGAAACTTTTCAGGAAGAAGTAATTTATTATGCTAAAGGTGACGGAACTCCTAAATTCAATCCGTTTTTTATTCCTAAAATGATTGCCGATATTGCACCAGCTCACATTTCGATGCGTAATGGTTATATGGGACCAAATTATACTACTGTTTCTGCATGTGCATCTTCTGCAAATGCTTTAATTGATGCTTTCAACTACATTCGTTTAGGAATGTGTGATGTTATCGTATCAGGTGGTTCAGAAGCAGCTATTACAATTGCAGGTATGGGAGGTTTTAATTCTATGCATGCTTTATCTACAAGAAACGATAGTCCGGAAACGGCTTCAAGACCTTTTGACGCTACCAGAGATGGTTTTGTATTAGGAGAAGGAGCAGGAGCTTTAGTTCTTGAAGAATACGAACATGCTAAAGCCAGAGGAGCAAAAATTTATTGCGAAATTGGTGGAGGCGGAATGTCATCAGATGCTTACCACTTAACTGCACCACATCCGGAAGGAATTGGAGTTATCGCAGTTATGAAAAACACATTGAGAGACGCCGGAATGAATCCTGAAGATGTTGATCATATCAATACACACGGAACTTCTACTCCGTTAGGAGATGTAGCCGAATTAAAAGCGATTAGTGCTGTTTTTGGTGAACATGCAAAAAACATCAATATCAACTCAACAAAATCAATGACTGGACACTTACTTGGTGCTGCAGGAGCTATTGAAGCTATTGCTTCTATCCTTGCAATGCAACACAGTCTTGTTCCGCCAACGATTAACCATACGGTTGTTGATGAAAATATTGATCCATCATTGAATCTTACCTTAAACAAACCTCAAAAAAGAGAAGTAAATGTTGCTATGAGTAACACTTTTGGTTTTGGTGGACACAATGCTTGTGTATTGTTTAAAAAATTAGTTGACTAA
- the rnc gene encoding ribonuclease III, with translation MNFIKKIFSKSRSLEDGIFFDTIQKILGFEPGKIDFYKKAFTHRSSNKLDESGHPINYERLEFLGDAMLSAVIAAHLFNKAPNGDEGYLTKMRSKIVSREHLNELGKDLNLVRFVESKVPIQHFGENIHGNIFESLIGAIYLDKGYSFCERFIQKRVVTPYVDIARLEGKVISYKSLVIEWCQKEKRVFHYDIFEDNGIDGQRLFGVKLSIDDKVIARARATSKKKAEEKASQRAYFAFQEKIDKK, from the coding sequence ATGAATTTTATCAAAAAAATATTTTCTAAATCCCGTTCTCTAGAAGACGGGATTTTTTTTGACACTATTCAGAAAATACTTGGGTTTGAGCCTGGAAAAATCGATTTTTATAAGAAAGCTTTTACGCATCGATCTTCGAATAAATTAGATGAATCCGGACACCCAATAAATTACGAACGATTAGAATTTTTGGGAGACGCTATGTTAAGTGCTGTAATAGCAGCACATTTATTTAATAAAGCACCAAATGGTGACGAAGGATATTTGACTAAAATGAGGTCAAAGATTGTGAGTCGCGAACATCTAAATGAGTTAGGTAAAGATTTAAATCTGGTTCGTTTTGTAGAAAGCAAAGTGCCAATTCAGCATTTTGGAGAAAATATTCATGGTAATATTTTTGAATCACTTATAGGTGCAATTTATTTAGACAAAGGATACTCATTTTGCGAAAGATTTATTCAAAAAAGAGTTGTTACTCCATACGTCGATATTGCACGACTAGAGGGGAAAGTTATTAGTTATAAAAGTTTAGTTATCGAATGGTGTCAGAAAGAAAAGAGAGTCTTTCACTATGACATTTTTGAAGATAACGGTATCGATGGTCAACGCTTATTTGGTGTTAAATTAAGTATAGACGATAAAGTAATCGCAAGAGCGCGTGCAACTTCAAAAAAGAAAGCAGAAGAGAAAGCATCACAAAGAGCTTATTTTGCATTTCAGGAAAAAATAGATAAGAAATAA
- the purN gene encoding phosphoribosylglycinamide formyltransferase translates to MKKIIVFASGSGTNAENIIKHFEKSKIARVVSVFTNNASAKVIERAKNHQIPVEIFSKSELLERNVLQKIQEIDPDLIVLAGFLLKFPENIIENYPNKIINIHPALLPNYGGKGMYGMHIHRAVVENKEKETGISIHFVNENYDEGAIIFQKNTALTAEDTAETVAEKIHELEQKYFPEIISRLLED, encoded by the coding sequence ATGAAAAAAATTATTGTTTTTGCCTCAGGATCAGGAACTAATGCTGAAAACATCATAAAACATTTTGAAAAAAGCAAAATTGCAAGAGTCGTTTCTGTTTTTACAAATAATGCTTCTGCAAAAGTTATCGAAAGAGCAAAAAATCATCAAATTCCAGTTGAAATCTTCTCAAAAAGCGAACTTTTAGAACGAAACGTCTTACAAAAAATACAAGAAATCGACCCGGATCTGATAGTTCTTGCTGGTTTTTTATTGAAATTCCCAGAGAATATAATCGAGAATTATCCTAATAAAATAATAAACATCCATCCGGCGCTTTTACCAAATTATGGCGGTAAAGGAATGTACGGAATGCACATACACAGAGCCGTAGTTGAGAATAAAGAAAAAGAAACCGGAATTTCTATTCATTTTGTAAATGAAAATTATGATGAAGGCGCTATTATTTTCCAGAAAAATACAGCCCTAACAGCTGAAGATACCGCAGAAACAGTGGCCGAAAAGATTCATGAACTGGAACAAAAGTATTTTCCGGAAATTATCTCGAGACTATTAGAGGATTAG
- the rnhA gene encoding ribonuclease HI translates to MNHEVHIYTDGAAKGNPGNGGYGVVMELVGTPHKKEFYEGFRLTTNNRMELLAVIVGLEKLKNPNMKVLVISDSKYVVDSVEKKWVLGWEKKKFVGRKNPDLWKRFLVVYRKHQVDFKWIKGHNNHPQNERCDQLAVMASMQPKLSVDVYYETIGSKE, encoded by the coding sequence ATGAATCACGAAGTACATATATATACTGATGGCGCTGCAAAAGGAAATCCCGGAAATGGCGGTTATGGTGTAGTAATGGAATTGGTAGGAACACCGCATAAAAAAGAATTCTACGAAGGTTTTCGATTAACTACCAATAATAGAATGGAGCTTTTGGCTGTTATTGTTGGTTTAGAGAAGCTGAAAAATCCAAACATGAAAGTCCTTGTAATTTCTGATTCTAAATACGTCGTAGATTCTGTTGAAAAAAAATGGGTTCTAGGCTGGGAAAAAAAGAAATTCGTTGGCAGAAAAAACCCAGATTTATGGAAACGCTTTTTAGTTGTTTACCGTAAACATCAGGTTGATTTTAAATGGATAAAAGGCCATAATAATCATCCGCAAAACGAACGCTGTGACCAGCTTGCCGTTATGGCATCAATGCAGCCCAAACTTTCTGTAGACGTTTATTACGAAACCATAGGTTCTAAAGAATAA
- a CDS encoding IPExxxVDY family protein has product MAIHRLDLDEFDEIDYYLMAIHTSLEDYRLAYFINKNLPINLSKSKNEIHAQTKEGEANFSRFYYYDSEKAISWNLIQNKNEIISVSTNDFQDLFSNETSEVSTTIHLLPEFKKVDFFLKIENSEETIDFSEIQQQLNTIESIAAIYVVDTNKIKSKNNLIF; this is encoded by the coding sequence ATGGCTATTCATAGATTGGATTTAGACGAATTTGACGAAATTGATTATTATTTAATGGCAATTCATACTTCATTAGAAGATTATAGATTGGCTTATTTTATCAATAAAAACCTTCCGATAAACCTAAGTAAGAGCAAGAACGAGATCCACGCTCAAACAAAAGAAGGTGAGGCAAATTTTTCGAGATTCTATTATTATGATTCCGAAAAGGCAATTTCATGGAATTTAATTCAGAATAAAAATGAAATCATTTCTGTGAGTACGAATGATTTCCAAGATTTGTTTTCCAATGAGACAAGTGAGGTCTCCACAACAATTCATTTACTTCCTGAATTCAAAAAAGTGGATTTTTTCCTGAAAATAGAAAATAGTGAAGAGACTATTGATTTTTCAGAAATTCAACAACAACTAAATACCATAGAGAGTATTGCAGCAATTTATGTTGTGGATACGAACAAAATAAAATCAAAAAACAATCTAATTTTTTAA
- the pyk gene encoding pyruvate kinase, whose amino-acid sequence MLTNKKTKIVATLGPACSTREIIKDMIDAGVNVFRVNFSHADYEGVKDKINIIRGLNEEFGYTTAILGDLQGPKLRVGVMEEGTVVHDGDTITFTTAEDIIGTAQKVFMKYQNFPNDVNPGERILLDDGKLIFEILSTDKKTEVVAKVIQGGELKSKKGVNLPNTKISLPALTEKDIADAIFAIEQKVDWIALSFVKTPRDLQDLQELIAKHSEYKIPIVAKIEMPEALENMDKIVAYCDALMVARGDLGVELPAHEVPLVQKDLIRRAKTARIPVIVATQMMETMITSLTPTRAEVNDVANSVMDGADAVMLSGETATGNYPVQVIQKMTQICEAVEDSELIHVPQNTPQIKTKRFITKTVCHQAALLANEIKAKAICTLTNSGYTAFQISAWRPSAHILVFTSNKRILTQLNLLWGVKSYFYDKDESTDDTVTDVNEIAREKGYVVKGDYLINLAAMPIKDKGMVNTMRVSEIE is encoded by the coding sequence ATGTTAACAAACAAGAAAACCAAAATTGTTGCTACACTTGGGCCTGCATGTAGTACGAGAGAGATTATCAAGGATATGATCGATGCAGGTGTTAATGTGTTTAGAGTCAATTTTTCGCATGCTGATTACGAAGGTGTAAAGGACAAAATTAATATTATTAGAGGTCTAAACGAAGAGTTTGGTTATACAACAGCAATCCTTGGAGATTTGCAAGGACCAAAACTTAGAGTTGGTGTAATGGAAGAAGGAACAGTAGTACATGATGGTGATACTATCACTTTTACAACTGCTGAAGATATTATTGGAACAGCTCAAAAAGTGTTCATGAAATATCAAAATTTCCCAAATGATGTTAACCCTGGAGAGCGTATTTTACTTGATGATGGTAAATTGATTTTCGAAATTCTTTCTACAGATAAAAAAACAGAAGTTGTTGCTAAAGTAATTCAAGGTGGAGAGTTAAAATCTAAAAAAGGAGTTAACTTACCAAATACTAAAATTTCTTTACCGGCTTTAACTGAAAAAGATATTGCTGATGCAATTTTTGCAATTGAGCAAAAAGTAGACTGGATCGCACTTTCGTTTGTAAAAACACCACGTGATTTACAAGATCTACAAGAATTGATCGCTAAACATTCAGAATATAAAATTCCAATTGTTGCAAAAATTGAAATGCCGGAAGCTCTTGAGAACATGGACAAAATTGTAGCATATTGTGACGCTTTAATGGTTGCTCGTGGAGATTTAGGAGTTGAACTTCCTGCGCATGAAGTACCATTGGTTCAAAAAGATTTGATCCGCAGAGCAAAAACAGCTAGAATTCCTGTTATCGTTGCAACACAAATGATGGAGACAATGATTACTAGTTTAACTCCAACAAGAGCTGAAGTAAACGACGTTGCAAACTCTGTAATGGATGGTGCTGATGCTGTAATGTTATCTGGAGAAACTGCTACAGGAAATTATCCGGTACAAGTAATTCAAAAAATGACTCAAATTTGTGAGGCTGTTGAGGATTCTGAGTTAATTCACGTTCCACAAAATACACCACAAATTAAAACAAAACGTTTTATTACTAAAACAGTTTGTCATCAGGCAGCTTTATTAGCAAATGAAATCAAAGCTAAAGCAATTTGTACTTTAACAAATAGTGGTTACACGGCTTTTCAAATTTCAGCTTGGAGACCATCTGCACATATTTTAGTGTTTACTTCAAACAAAAGAATCTTAACACAATTGAATTTATTATGGGGAGTAAAATCATACTTCTATGATAAAGACGAAAGTACAGATGATACTGTAACTGATGTTAACGAAATTGCAAGAGAAAAAGGATATGTTGTAAAAGGTGATTATTTGATTAACCTTGCAGCAATGCCAATTAAAGATAAAGGAATGGTTAACACCATGAGAGTTTCTGAAATAGAGTAA
- a CDS encoding acyl carrier protein: MSDIASRVKAIIVDKLGVDENEVVTEASFTNDLGADSLDTVELIMEFEKEFDIQIPDDQAENIATVGQAISYIEEAKK, from the coding sequence ATGTCAGACATTGCATCAAGAGTAAAAGCGATTATCGTAGACAAATTAGGTGTTGACGAAAACGAAGTTGTAACAGAAGCAAGCTTCACTAATGATTTGGGAGCTGACTCATTAGACACTGTTGAGCTTATTATGGAATTCGAAAAAGAATTTGATATTCAAATTCCAGACGATCAAGCAGAAAACATTGCTACTGTTGGTCAAGCTATTTCTTATATCGAGGAAGCTAAAAAATAA